One genomic region from Streptomyces sp. NBC_01431 encodes:
- the hypD gene encoding hydrogenase formation protein HypD — protein sequence MKYIDEFNDPELARRLLDDIRATVTRPWALMEVCGGQTHSIVRHGIDQLLPEQVELIHGPGCPVCVTPLDVIDKALEIASRPGVIFCSFGDMLRVPGTDRDLFRVKGEGGDVRVVYSPLDALELARRNPDREVVFFAIGFETTAPANAMAVHQARRLGLTNFSLLVSHVRVPPAVEAIMTAPECRVQAFLAAGHVCSVMGMAEYPALAERFRVPLVVTGFEPLDILEGIRRAVRQLERGEHRVENAYARAVREDGNPAAVSMIEEVFEVTDRNWRGIGPIPLSGWRLAEAFRAYDAECRFDVTDIRTEEPAECRAGEVLQGLIKPIECAAFGTTCTPRSPLGATMVSSEGACAAYYLYRRMNDPAAKAMGAAREEMNPVA from the coding sequence GTGAAGTACATCGACGAGTTCAACGACCCCGAGCTGGCACGGCGACTGCTGGACGACATCCGTGCCACGGTCACCCGGCCGTGGGCGCTGATGGAGGTGTGCGGCGGGCAGACCCACTCGATCGTCCGGCACGGCATCGATCAACTTCTGCCCGAACAGGTCGAGTTGATCCACGGCCCTGGCTGTCCCGTCTGCGTCACCCCGCTGGACGTCATCGACAAAGCGCTGGAGATCGCCTCACGTCCCGGGGTGATCTTCTGCTCCTTCGGCGACATGTTGCGGGTACCGGGCACCGACCGCGACCTGTTCCGGGTCAAGGGCGAGGGCGGCGACGTACGCGTGGTGTACTCGCCGCTCGACGCCCTGGAGCTGGCCCGCCGCAACCCGGACAGGGAAGTGGTCTTCTTCGCCATCGGGTTCGAGACCACAGCCCCCGCCAACGCGATGGCCGTGCACCAGGCCCGCCGTCTGGGCCTGACCAACTTCAGCTTGCTGGTGTCCCACGTGCGCGTTCCTCCGGCGGTCGAGGCCATCATGACGGCCCCCGAGTGCCGGGTGCAGGCTTTCCTTGCCGCCGGGCACGTGTGCAGCGTGATGGGCATGGCCGAGTACCCCGCGCTCGCCGAGCGGTTCCGCGTACCGCTCGTGGTGACCGGCTTCGAACCGCTGGACATCCTGGAGGGTATCCGCCGGGCGGTCCGCCAACTGGAGCGCGGGGAGCACCGGGTGGAGAACGCGTACGCGCGTGCCGTACGTGAGGACGGCAACCCGGCCGCCGTAAGCATGATCGAGGAGGTGTTCGAGGTCACTGACCGGAACTGGCGCGGCATCGGGCCCATCCCGCTGAGTGGCTGGCGGCTGGCCGAGGCCTTCCGCGCGTACGACGCCGAGTGCCGCTTCGACGTCACAGACATCCGCACCGAGGAGCCCGCCGAGTGCCGCGCTGGCGAGGTGCTCCAAGGGCTGATCAAGCCGATCGAGTGTGCTGCGTTCGGCACCACCTGCACCCCGCGCTCCCCGCTCGGCGCGACCATGGTCTCCAGTGAGGGCGCCTGCGCGGCCTACTACCTGTACCGCCGGATGAACGACCCGGCGGCGAAGGCCATGGGGGCAGCGCGCGAGGAGATGAACCCCGTTGCCTGA
- a CDS encoding hydrogenase expression protein HypE — protein sequence MTAHSSTTEVSGETGRGEDRKGFDEIHILWISEGMSCDGDTVSLTAADQPSIEDLVLGLIPGLPKVNLVNKVLSPSLGGEDFLAPYRAAARGELAPFILVIEGSVPNQNIIEGDGYWTSFGNDPETGEPQTLNHWIDQLAPKAWAVVAAGTCATFGGIHAMAGNPTGSMGLADYLGWDFTSQGGLPIVNVPGCPIQPENFMETLIWVLYHAAGSAPPPPLDHMLRPQWLFGKTVHEGCDRGSYYEQATFAADYNSPKCLVKTGCWGPVVNCNVPKRGWMAGIGGCPNVGGICIGCTMPGFPDAFMPFMDEPPGATLSSLAIKPYGAVIRRLRGFTNELVNHEPRWRHNKRTLTSGYDPHWRP from the coding sequence ATGACCGCTCACAGCAGTACCACCGAGGTCAGTGGCGAAACCGGCCGTGGCGAGGACCGGAAGGGCTTCGACGAGATCCACATCCTCTGGATCTCCGAGGGCATGAGCTGCGACGGCGACACCGTCTCCCTGACGGCCGCCGACCAGCCTTCCATCGAGGACCTGGTGCTCGGTCTGATCCCGGGCCTGCCGAAGGTGAATCTGGTCAACAAGGTGCTCTCACCGAGTCTGGGCGGCGAGGACTTCCTCGCTCCCTACCGGGCGGCGGCACGCGGCGAACTCGCCCCCTTCATCCTCGTCATCGAGGGGTCGGTCCCCAACCAGAACATCATCGAGGGCGACGGCTACTGGACATCGTTCGGCAACGACCCGGAGACCGGCGAGCCGCAGACCCTGAATCACTGGATCGATCAACTGGCCCCCAAGGCCTGGGCGGTGGTGGCTGCCGGCACCTGCGCCACCTTCGGCGGCATCCATGCGATGGCCGGCAATCCGACCGGCAGCATGGGACTTGCGGACTACCTCGGCTGGGACTTCACGTCGCAGGGCGGCCTGCCCATCGTGAACGTGCCGGGCTGCCCGATCCAGCCCGAGAACTTCATGGAGACCCTGATCTGGGTTCTCTACCACGCCGCCGGCTCCGCTCCCCCACCCCCGCTGGACCACATGCTGCGCCCGCAGTGGCTGTTCGGGAAGACGGTCCACGAGGGCTGCGACCGTGGCTCGTACTACGAGCAGGCCACCTTCGCCGCGGACTACAACTCCCCCAAGTGCCTGGTCAAGACGGGCTGTTGGGGGCCGGTCGTCAACTGCAACGTGCCCAAGCGCGGCTGGATGGCCGGCATCGGAGGGTGCCCGAACGTCGGCGGCATCTGCATCGGCTGCACGATGCCCGGCTTCCCCGACGCCTTCATGCCCTTCATGGACGAGCCACCCGGCGCAACGCTGTCGTCCCTCGCCATCAAGCCGTACGGGGCGGTCATCCGCCGCCTGCGCGGCTTCACGAACGAGCTGGTCAACCACGAGCCCAGGTGGCGTCACAACAAGCGGACGCTCACCAGCGGATACGACCCACACTGGCGTCCCTGA
- a CDS encoding DUF5947 family protein — MTTDGALARLIRSSADATATAAAERCDLCAAPVADEHAHLYDTEEKEARCACGPCSVLFAGGVGGDGRYRLIPRRRIRLPKVDTEVLGVPVGLVFFVPRADGTVTAEGPSPAGAMRWEVDAAAWQRMVAACPQLASVETDVEALLVNTVHGLDHHWIVPVDDCYRMVAVVRREWRGLSGGGRVWPAVERFFEDLTERS; from the coding sequence GTGACCACGGACGGAGCGCTGGCCCGCCTCATCCGCTCCTCGGCCGACGCCACCGCGACGGCCGCGGCGGAGCGGTGCGACCTGTGCGCCGCGCCGGTGGCCGACGAGCACGCTCACCTCTACGACACCGAAGAGAAGGAGGCGCGCTGCGCCTGCGGCCCCTGCTCGGTGCTGTTCGCCGGCGGCGTCGGCGGCGACGGGCGCTACCGGCTCATTCCCCGCAGGCGGATCAGGCTCCCCAAGGTGGACACTGAGGTTCTGGGCGTGCCCGTCGGTCTGGTCTTCTTCGTGCCCCGGGCCGACGGCACGGTCACCGCCGAGGGCCCGAGCCCGGCCGGGGCGATGCGATGGGAGGTCGACGCGGCGGCCTGGCAACGGATGGTCGCGGCGTGCCCGCAGCTCGCCTCGGTGGAAACCGATGTAGAGGCGCTGCTCGTCAACACCGTCCACGGCCTCGACCACCACTGGATCGTGCCGGTGGACGACTGCTACCGGATGGTCGCCGTCGTACGCCGGGAATGGCGTGGCCTGTCCGGGGGCGGTCGGGTCTGGCCGGCCGTCGAGCGGTTCTTCGAGGACCTCACCGAGCGGTCATGA
- the hypE gene encoding hydrogenase expression/formation protein HypE, with product MGHGGGGALSAELMEQVFAPAYGNPTLAALADSAVLELGGTRLAFSTDGYVVRPLFFPGGSLGDLAVNGTVNDLAMSGARPAYLSAAFVLEEGVQLSVVERIARAMGTAAEAAGVVVATGDTKVVESGHGDGVYVTTAGVGLVPAGVDIRPQRARPGDAVIVSGPIGLHGVAIMSVREGLEFGVEIASDTAPLADLVAAMLAVTPDIHVLRDPTRGGLGASLNEIARASGTGVRLRERAIPVPDAVANACGFLGLDPLYVANEGRLVAFVPPSAADEVLAAMRAHPQGAGATLIGECVAEHPGMVVVSTGLGGTRVLDLPLGEQLPRIC from the coding sequence ATGGGGCACGGTGGAGGCGGCGCCCTGTCCGCCGAACTGATGGAGCAGGTCTTCGCCCCCGCCTACGGCAACCCCACCCTCGCCGCGCTCGCCGACTCCGCCGTCCTCGAACTGGGCGGCACACGGCTGGCGTTCTCCACCGACGGCTATGTGGTCCGGCCGCTGTTCTTCCCCGGCGGCAGTCTGGGCGACCTCGCGGTCAACGGCACCGTCAACGACCTCGCGATGAGCGGCGCCAGGCCCGCCTATCTCTCCGCCGCCTTCGTACTGGAAGAGGGCGTGCAGCTGAGTGTTGTCGAACGGATCGCCCGCGCCATGGGCACGGCGGCCGAGGCGGCGGGGGTCGTCGTGGCCACCGGCGACACCAAGGTAGTGGAGTCCGGGCACGGCGACGGCGTGTACGTCACCACCGCCGGGGTGGGCCTCGTCCCCGCCGGCGTCGACATCCGCCCTCAGCGTGCGCGGCCCGGCGACGCCGTCATCGTCAGCGGTCCGATCGGACTGCATGGCGTGGCGATCATGAGCGTGCGGGAGGGGCTGGAGTTCGGCGTCGAGATCGCCAGCGACACCGCGCCGCTGGCGGATCTGGTGGCGGCCATGCTGGCGGTCACCCCGGACATCCACGTCCTTCGGGACCCCACCCGCGGCGGTCTGGGTGCGTCCCTCAATGAGATCGCCCGAGCCTCGGGCACCGGTGTCCGTTTGCGGGAGCGGGCGATCCCGGTGCCGGACGCCGTGGCCAACGCCTGCGGTTTCCTGGGCCTCGACCCGCTCTACGTCGCCAACGAGGGCCGGCTGGTTGCCTTCGTGCCCCCGTCGGCGGCCGATGAGGTCCTCGCGGCGATGCGTGCCCATCCGCAGGGGGCCGGTGCCACGCTGATCGGGGAGTGCGTCGCCGAGCACCCCGGCATGGTCGTGGTCTCGACCGGCCTCGGCGGCACCCGGGTGCTGGATCTGCCGCTGGGTGAGCAGCTGCCCCGCATCTGCTGA
- the hypA gene encoding hydrogenase maturation nickel metallochaperone HypA encodes MHELSIATAIIEQAGKLARSGGADGVSAVTVRVGELAGVVPDALTFAFEVARDGTALAAARLVVEQVPAQAYCGPCAEEFAVGMPPFFWCPRCDQPSTELRSGRELQITGID; translated from the coding sequence GTGCACGAGTTGTCGATCGCGACCGCGATCATCGAGCAGGCCGGCAAGCTCGCCCGGTCGGGCGGGGCGGATGGCGTCTCGGCCGTGACCGTCCGGGTGGGCGAGCTGGCGGGGGTGGTTCCCGACGCCCTGACCTTCGCGTTCGAGGTGGCCCGCGACGGCACCGCTCTCGCCGCGGCCCGGCTCGTGGTTGAGCAGGTCCCCGCGCAGGCGTACTGCGGCCCGTGCGCCGAGGAGTTCGCGGTGGGCATGCCGCCGTTCTTCTGGTGCCCGCGCTGCGATCAGCCCTCCACCGAGCTGCGAAGCGGCCGGGAGTTGCAGATCACCGGGATCGACTGA
- a CDS encoding nickel-dependent hydrogenase large subunit — protein MTTTEARSKGRKSPEIVDMSWDPITRIIGNLGIYTKIDFANREVVECHSTSSLFRGYSVFMKGKDPRDAGFITSRICGICGDNHTTCSDYAQQMAYGVKPPRLAEHIVNLGEAAEYMFDHTIFQDNLVFVDFCEAMVKATNPGVLARAERTAAPRGDIHGYRTIADIMKAFNPFEGEVYKEALKVSRVTREMFCLMEGRHVHPSTLYPGGVGTLPQPTVFTDYLSRLMRVIDFVKKAVAMNDDVFDFFYEALPGYEQVGNRRILLGCWGAWQNPDVVDYRYENMNTWGKAMYVTPGIVVDGELVTNNLVDINLGLRIMLGSSYYEDWVNEEPFVTHDPLGNPVDMRHPWNQTTVPVPQKRDFDEKYSWVMSPRWLDKRTGDHLALDTGGGPLARLWSTALSGLVDTPYIKATGHSVRISLPKGESLPETTLEWRIPKWSNTIERDRARPYFVAYAAAMALQFLEEAMGLVRAGDTKVFENFEVPDEAIGCGFHEAVRGVLSHHLVIKDKKIANYHPYPPTPWNASPRDKFGTPGPYEDAVQGQPIFEENGPDDFKGVDIMRTVRSFDPCLPCGVHMYVGKGKTLTTLHSPTYGANHG, from the coding sequence ATGACCACAACCGAGGCCCGGTCCAAAGGACGCAAGTCGCCGGAGATCGTGGACATGTCCTGGGATCCGATCACTCGGATCATCGGCAACCTGGGCATCTACACGAAGATCGACTTCGCCAACCGGGAAGTCGTGGAGTGCCACAGCACCTCGTCCCTGTTCCGCGGCTACTCGGTGTTCATGAAAGGCAAGGACCCTCGGGACGCAGGATTCATCACCTCCCGTATCTGCGGCATCTGCGGCGACAACCACACCACGTGCTCGGACTACGCCCAGCAGATGGCCTACGGGGTCAAGCCGCCCCGGCTGGCCGAGCACATCGTCAACCTCGGCGAGGCGGCCGAGTACATGTTTGACCACACCATCTTCCAGGACAACCTGGTGTTCGTGGACTTCTGCGAGGCGATGGTCAAGGCCACCAACCCCGGTGTACTGGCTCGCGCCGAACGCACCGCCGCGCCCCGCGGTGACATCCACGGCTACCGCACGATCGCCGACATCATGAAGGCCTTCAACCCCTTCGAGGGCGAGGTCTACAAGGAAGCCCTGAAGGTCAGCCGGGTCACCCGCGAGATGTTCTGCCTGATGGAGGGGCGGCACGTCCACCCCTCCACGCTCTACCCCGGCGGCGTCGGCACGCTCCCGCAACCCACCGTCTTCACCGACTACCTCAGCCGGCTGATGCGGGTCATCGACTTCGTCAAGAAGGCCGTCGCTATGAACGACGACGTCTTCGACTTCTTCTACGAGGCGCTGCCCGGTTACGAGCAGGTCGGCAACCGCCGCATCCTGCTGGGCTGTTGGGGCGCCTGGCAGAACCCCGACGTCGTCGACTACCGCTACGAGAACATGAACACCTGGGGCAAGGCGATGTACGTCACCCCGGGCATCGTCGTCGACGGCGAACTGGTCACCAACAACCTCGTCGACATCAACCTCGGCCTGCGCATCATGCTCGGCAGCTCCTACTACGAGGACTGGGTCAACGAGGAGCCCTTCGTCACCCACGACCCACTCGGCAACCCGGTCGACATGCGCCACCCGTGGAACCAGACCACCGTCCCGGTGCCGCAGAAGCGCGACTTCGACGAGAAGTACAGCTGGGTGATGAGCCCGCGCTGGCTCGACAAGCGCACCGGTGACCACTTGGCCCTGGACACCGGCGGCGGCCCGCTGGCCCGGCTCTGGTCCACCGCGCTGAGCGGACTGGTGGACACCCCGTACATCAAGGCCACCGGCCACAGTGTGCGCATCTCGCTGCCCAAGGGCGAGTCGCTGCCGGAGACGACCCTGGAGTGGCGCATCCCGAAGTGGAGCAACACCATCGAACGCGACCGCGCCCGACCGTACTTCGTTGCCTACGCGGCCGCCATGGCCCTGCAGTTCCTCGAAGAGGCGATGGGCCTGGTGCGGGCGGGCGACACCAAGGTGTTCGAGAACTTCGAGGTGCCGGACGAGGCGATCGGCTGCGGCTTCCACGAGGCGGTGCGCGGTGTCCTCTCCCACCACCTGGTGATCAAGGACAAGAAGATCGCCAACTACCACCCGTACCCGCCCACCCCGTGGAACGCCAGCCCCCGCGACAAGTTCGGCACCCCCGGCCCGTACGAGGACGCCGTCCAGGGGCAGCCCATCTTCGAGGAGAACGGGCCGGACGACTTCAAAGGCGTCGACATCATGCGCACCGTCCGCAGCTTCGACCCCTGTCTGCCGTGCGGTGTGCACATGTACGTCGGCAAGGGCAAGACCCTGACGACCCTGCACTCGCCGACGTACGGAGCCAACCATGGCTGA
- a CDS encoding HypC/HybG/HupF family hydrogenase formation chaperone gives MCLAVPGKVVSIDDRADPRTGLIDFGGVQKQACLEYLPDVRVGEYVIVHVGFALQRLDEESAQASLKLFEELGLLEEEFGDAWERAARDAGVAAVTEESRESEVR, from the coding sequence ATGTGTTTGGCCGTGCCCGGCAAGGTCGTGTCGATCGACGACAGAGCCGATCCACGCACCGGACTGATCGACTTCGGAGGAGTGCAGAAACAGGCGTGCCTGGAGTACCTGCCCGACGTGCGGGTCGGTGAATACGTCATCGTGCACGTCGGTTTCGCGCTCCAGCGTCTGGACGAGGAATCGGCGCAGGCCTCCCTGAAGCTCTTCGAGGAACTGGGGCTGCTGGAGGAGGAGTTCGGCGACGCCTGGGAGCGGGCGGCGAGAGACGCCGGAGTCGCTGCGGTGACCGAGGAATCCCGAGAGAGTGAGGTCCGGTGA
- a CDS encoding DoxX family protein, with amino-acid sequence MHFSPAAVLGTVRPFVQAVFRAVTGFLFACHGAASLFGVLGGAHGAGTVPTLQWPGWWAALIELVGGALVALGLFTRTSAVICSGAMAYAYFTAHQPNALFPIDNGGEPAVLFCWTFLLIACLGPGAYGVETLLKRGTTTTVDDGAAPVPAS; translated from the coding sequence ATGCACTTCTCGCCAGCAGCGGTGTTAGGCACCGTGCGCCCGTTTGTGCAGGCCGTCTTTCGCGCGGTGACCGGTTTCCTGTTCGCCTGCCATGGCGCGGCTTCCTTGTTCGGCGTCCTGGGCGGCGCCCATGGCGCGGGCACGGTGCCCACCCTGCAATGGCCCGGATGGTGGGCCGCGCTCATTGAACTCGTGGGTGGGGCTCTCGTGGCCCTCGGCCTGTTCACGCGGACGTCGGCCGTCATCTGCTCCGGGGCCATGGCTTACGCCTACTTCACGGCCCACCAGCCGAACGCGCTGTTTCCGATTGACAACGGGGGTGAGCCGGCCGTGCTGTTCTGCTGGACGTTCCTGCTCATCGCTTGTCTGGGCCCCGGCGCCTACGGAGTCGAGACGCTCCTGAAGAGAGGGACGACCACCACGGTGGATGACGGCGCGGCGCCGGTGCCCGCTTCGTAG
- the hypB gene encoding hydrogenase nickel incorporation protein HypB, whose translation MCDESVDVTQAVLAKNDGLAANLRRELARRGVTIVNLLSSPGSGKTELLGRILARAVERGIPVAAFTADLATENDARRLARSGAPVKQLLTDGLCHLEARQLRVHVENWLPEDTALLFVENVGNLVCPASYDLGESLRIVLMAVTEGEDKPLKYPTAFGSAHLVVLTKTDLAEPADFDSEAFDACTRRVNPGVEVVRSCARTGEGVDTVLERVLAVRDGAAVHRPPLAPHPHGHVHEYPHEDTGLAAGRLS comes from the coding sequence ATGTGCGACGAGTCCGTGGACGTCACGCAGGCCGTGCTGGCGAAGAACGACGGCCTGGCGGCGAACCTGCGCAGGGAACTGGCCCGACGCGGGGTCACCATCGTCAACCTGCTCTCCAGCCCGGGCAGTGGCAAGACGGAACTGCTGGGACGGATCCTGGCTCGTGCGGTGGAGCGGGGCATCCCGGTGGCCGCGTTCACTGCCGACCTCGCGACGGAGAACGACGCCCGCCGTCTCGCCCGTTCGGGAGCACCGGTGAAGCAGCTGTTGACCGACGGTCTGTGCCATCTGGAAGCCCGGCAGCTGCGCGTCCATGTGGAGAACTGGCTGCCCGAGGACACCGCCCTGCTCTTCGTGGAGAACGTCGGCAACCTCGTCTGCCCGGCGTCCTACGACCTTGGTGAGAGCCTGCGGATCGTCCTGATGGCGGTCACGGAGGGCGAGGACAAGCCGTTGAAGTACCCCACCGCTTTCGGCTCCGCCCATCTGGTGGTGCTCACCAAGACCGATCTGGCCGAGCCTGCCGACTTCGACTCGGAGGCCTTCGACGCCTGTACGCGGCGAGTGAATCCCGGGGTGGAGGTCGTACGGTCGTGTGCCCGCACCGGTGAGGGTGTCGACACCGTCCTGGAGCGGGTGCTCGCCGTGCGGGACGGTGCGGCCGTCCACCGGCCGCCCCTCGCGCCGCACCCACACGGCCACGTCCATGAGTACCCGCACGAGGACACGGGCCTCGCGGCCGGCCGACTTTCGTGA
- a CDS encoding NifU family protein, translating into MAEAEAPAERLADPAVESRLARLDQVLEGIESAPGPTTRSAVEAVRLLTEVYGEALARVMDHADGQLAERLADDELLGHLLVLHAIHPEPVERRAARAVERLRPAMQERGGDVEWAGVEGEVGRVRLTAGGGCGSGCGSGGGTTDVTAAVREAVLAVAPELAAVEPEQVTPSAFVPLNTLTHRGQQ; encoded by the coding sequence ATGGCTGAGGCCGAGGCCCCGGCCGAGCGGCTCGCGGACCCCGCCGTCGAGTCCCGCCTCGCCCGCCTCGACCAGGTGCTGGAGGGGATCGAGTCCGCACCCGGCCCCACCACCCGCTCCGCGGTCGAGGCCGTACGGCTGCTGACCGAGGTCTACGGCGAGGCGCTGGCCCGCGTCATGGACCACGCGGACGGGCAGCTGGCCGAACGCCTCGCCGACGACGAGTTGCTCGGGCATCTGCTGGTGCTGCACGCCATTCACCCGGAGCCCGTCGAACGCCGGGCGGCCCGCGCGGTCGAACGGCTGCGGCCCGCCATGCAGGAACGCGGCGGCGACGTGGAGTGGGCAGGCGTCGAGGGAGAAGTGGGCCGGGTCCGGCTGACGGCGGGCGGCGGCTGCGGTTCCGGGTGCGGAAGCGGGGGCGGGACGACCGACGTCACCGCCGCGGTCCGCGAGGCGGTCCTCGCCGTCGCCCCGGAGCTGGCTGCGGTGGAACCGGAGCAGGTGACTCCGTCGGCGTTCGTACCACTGAACACGCTCACGCACCGAGGCCAACAGTGA
- the hypF gene encoding carbamoyltransferase HypF, which yields MTAPAAQAVRRRVTVRGTVQGVGFRPYVHRLATDLTLTGFVSNTAAGVLIEVEGPPADVDRFCDHLTAESPPLAVVAGIGVENMPATGADDTFTIRSTGQSLGRTLLPPDTAPCADCLRELADPADRRHRHPFVTCTHCGPRFTIATGMPYDRAVTTMTDFPMCSACALEYGDPVDRRFHAQPVACPDCGPRLRLLPAPGSGLRPARDAEALTAARALLAAGRIVAVKGLGGYHLACDATDARAVDGLRGRKERGGKPFAVMCAELGDVERIAQVSAVERAVLVGPRRPIVLLRRRTSGATLRLAPGVCPGSPHVGVMLPYTPVHTLLFGLPGDPPSPRVLVMTSGNRSGESIVTDDDEALVRLDGLADAWLAHDRVIASPCDDSLLRVRADGTEQVLRRSRGYVPRPLRLPMELRPALAVGGDLKNALAIGEGEHAWLGPHIGDMGDLTTLEAARRAELHMRRLTGVSPELVAADRHPGYHSNRWARQRALQLPRSTPLFVQHHHAHIASAMAEHGLTSPVIGVAFDGTGYGDDGTVWGGEVLLADYSGYRRFAHLTPAPLPGGDAGVANPCRLALGRLWAAGLPWDADLPSVAVCTSEELSVLERQLTRQVACVATSSMGRLFDAVSSLAGVCHRAGYEAQAALELEAAAASAWEDDSTAYAFAIGPAGCDPAPVLRAVVADMRRGIPAPVIAGRFHRGVARAVVEICRHARRDTGLATVALSGGVFANALLEQECTALLSDDGFAVLRHGEVPPNDGGLALGQLVIAAYGRQKE from the coding sequence GTGACGGCGCCCGCCGCCCAGGCTGTTCGTCGCCGGGTCACGGTGCGCGGCACGGTGCAGGGCGTGGGATTCCGCCCCTACGTGCACCGCCTGGCAACGGACCTGACGCTCACCGGGTTCGTCAGCAACACCGCGGCCGGAGTGCTCATCGAGGTGGAGGGCCCCCCGGCTGACGTCGACCGCTTCTGCGACCACCTGACCGCCGAGTCTCCGCCGCTGGCCGTTGTCGCCGGCATCGGCGTCGAGAACATGCCTGCCACTGGTGCCGACGACACCTTCACGATCCGCTCCACCGGGCAGTCCCTGGGCCGCACCCTGCTCCCGCCCGACACCGCGCCCTGCGCCGACTGCCTGCGTGAGCTGGCCGATCCGGCAGACCGCCGACACCGGCATCCCTTCGTCACCTGCACGCACTGCGGACCTCGCTTTACCATCGCCACCGGGATGCCGTACGACCGCGCGGTTACGACCATGACCGACTTCCCGATGTGTTCCGCCTGCGCCCTGGAGTACGGCGACCCCGTCGACCGCCGCTTCCATGCCCAGCCCGTGGCATGTCCCGACTGCGGTCCCCGGCTGCGTCTGCTGCCCGCGCCTGGCAGCGGCCTCCGGCCCGCACGTGACGCCGAGGCCCTGACCGCGGCGCGGGCACTGCTGGCCGCCGGACGGATCGTCGCGGTGAAGGGCCTCGGCGGCTACCACCTGGCATGCGATGCCACTGACGCCCGGGCCGTGGACGGGCTGCGCGGCCGCAAGGAGCGCGGCGGCAAGCCCTTCGCGGTGATGTGCGCGGAACTCGGCGACGTGGAGCGGATCGCCCAGGTCTCCGCAGTCGAGCGCGCAGTCCTCGTCGGCCCCCGGCGTCCCATCGTCCTGCTGCGTCGGCGCACGTCGGGTGCCACCCTCCGGCTGGCGCCCGGGGTGTGTCCGGGCAGCCCGCACGTCGGCGTGATGCTGCCGTACACCCCCGTGCACACCCTGCTGTTCGGGCTGCCCGGCGATCCGCCGAGCCCGCGGGTGCTGGTCATGACGAGCGGCAACCGCTCGGGGGAGTCGATCGTCACGGACGACGACGAGGCGCTGGTCCGGCTGGATGGACTGGCCGACGCGTGGCTCGCCCACGACCGGGTCATCGCCTCCCCATGCGACGACTCGTTGCTGCGGGTGCGTGCCGACGGCACCGAGCAGGTGCTGCGCCGCTCCCGCGGATACGTACCCCGCCCCCTGCGCCTTCCGATGGAGCTTCGCCCGGCACTCGCGGTGGGTGGCGATCTGAAGAACGCGCTGGCCATCGGCGAGGGCGAACACGCCTGGCTCGGCCCGCACATCGGTGACATGGGCGACCTGACCACCCTGGAGGCCGCACGTCGGGCGGAGCTGCACATGCGACGCCTGACGGGCGTCAGCCCCGAACTGGTCGCCGCCGATCGACACCCTGGGTACCACTCAAACCGGTGGGCTCGGCAGCGGGCCCTCCAACTTCCCCGGTCCACGCCTCTGTTCGTCCAGCATCACCACGCCCATATTGCCTCGGCGATGGCTGAGCACGGCCTCACCTCCCCCGTGATCGGCGTCGCATTCGACGGCACGGGTTACGGCGACGACGGCACCGTCTGGGGCGGCGAGGTCCTGCTCGCCGACTACAGCGGCTACCGGCGCTTTGCCCACCTGACGCCCGCGCCGCTCCCCGGCGGTGACGCGGGAGTGGCCAACCCATGCCGTCTGGCCCTGGGCAGGTTGTGGGCCGCCGGCCTGCCGTGGGACGCGGACCTGCCCAGCGTCGCCGTCTGCACTTCCGAGGAACTGTCTGTGCTGGAACGGCAGTTGACGCGTCAGGTGGCCTGTGTGGCGACCTCCAGCATGGGACGGCTCTTCGACGCGGTGTCCTCCCTCGCGGGCGTGTGCCACCGCGCGGGTTACGAGGCCCAGGCCGCCCTGGAACTGGAGGCGGCTGCTGCTTCGGCCTGGGAGGACGACAGCACGGCGTACGCCTTCGCCATCGGTCCTGCCGGATGCGATCCGGCGCCCGTGCTGAGGGCGGTGGTGGCCGACATGCGACGCGGGATCCCGGCCCCCGTGATCGCTGGGCGTTTCCACCGCGGCGTAGCACGGGCCGTCGTGGAGATCTGCCGGCACGCACGCCGGGACACGGGTCTGGCCACAGTGGCCCTCAGCGGCGGAGTCTTCGCCAACGCGCTCCTGGAGCAGGAGTGCACGGCGCTGCTGTCCGACGATGGCTTCGCCGTGCTGCGGCACGGCGAAGTCCCGCCCAACGACGGCGGGTTGGCGCTCGGCCAGCTGGTGATCGCGGCATACGGACGACAGAAGGAGTGA